CGGGGTGGCGTGTCACCTGTCGATACGCCTCGGCAGTGCTCATACCGATGGGGGGCTTGACGACGAGGAGCCATTTGCTGAGGAGTGCGGACGGCATCGTGAGCGGTGTGAGCCTTTCGCCACGGCCTGTGACCAGCATGGGGCGGGACTGGATGAAGAAGGGGCAGTCGCTCCCGAGCTCTCCAGCCAGCGTCTCCAGTTGTTCTGGAGAAAGCTCTAAGCGGCACAGTTCGTTGATCGCTAGGAGCGTGTAGGCGGCATCGGCGGAGCCCCCGCCGATACCAGCTTCCGTCGGAATTCGCTTCTCAAGCTTGAGCCGTAGCGGAGGTATCTCCGGGTGGTGCGCTCGGAGTAGCTGCACCGCTTTGTAGATCAGATTGCGCTCGATGGGTAGTTCGCCTGCCAGACCAGCTATCTCGTATGAGTCCGCCGTGGCTCCAGCAGCTATCTCTACCGTGAGCTGGTCCGCCCAGCCAATGGGGAGCATGCAGCTCTCGATGTCGTGGTAGCCGTCTGGTCGGCGACGTAAGATACGCAGCCCGAGG
The sequence above is a segment of the Porphyromonas vaginalis genome. Coding sequences within it:
- the ispE gene encoding 4-(cytidine 5'-diphospho)-2-C-methyl-D-erythritol kinase — its product is MILHPHAKINLGLRILRRRPDGYHDIESCMLPIGWADQLTVEIAAGATADSYEIAGLAGELPIERNLIYKAVQLLRAHHPEIPPLRLKLEKRIPTEAGIGGGSADAAYTLLAINELCRLELSPEQLETLAGELGSDCPFFIQSRPMLVTGRGERLTPLTMPSALLSKWLLVVKPPIGMSTAEAYRQVTRHPEAEGKLAALLEQPIAQWRERIVNDFESVVFAHYPALAALRDTLYRHGALYAAMSGSGTALYGIFADNPLSSPTATVPSSLAAHLADLPVWLERLS